One window of the Plasmodium vivax chromosome 2, whole genome shotgun sequence genome contains the following:
- a CDS encoding hypothetical protein (encoded by transcript PVX_097015A), whose amino-acid sequence MRGALPPGTRSSSLINPFANYPHVITLFFFFLPPDAPPQHGLFAQKDSHHSRSLLEKSLIPFIYTPAIDVAAAPTNGSSTPPPVIEAPASSSDKKSGNDKKSKKDRKKGASEKKPKKERKWGWDKKSKKSAKAKAESKLKKDLHEPPIPLPPQDPLTFHDLHYPLDMHYPHDMHYPHDFHYPLDLCNPHTPRSSIGSRDTLDPHDPYDALDSRSSYGSLDPCSSYDPLDSRASYDSLDPRASYDSLDPRASYDSLDPRASYDSLDPRASYDSLDPRASYDSLDPRASHDSLDPRASYDSLDPRDHYDHNVPHDPYDPDDPHYAYYPNDPEIQYGIYGSTKKPSTIIDFTSCKTLTPEEKIEFFFYSTSSYLYFTKEMKNRIFATGPVVTKKYMAEIFFDLCNEQKENFLFMKEAMSKLSFMLAAQFNLPNEKRSKCWSHVNNKLNKVINRFDLRDRADFNHFLMQKKRHPAEDFECFIENRICIWNKITRENRYESFLELYKQLKKCASKNRFRDNDRSYYPPHLSDYYAASDPDISHDTFSVRGPPVQHDPIHVSAPPMPHEPISVNGPPPMAQDPISVNGPPMTQDPTNVNDPSMPQDPINVNGPPPRPHDTLSVSGSSMAHEALSVSGSSMPHDPINVNGPTIPHDPLSAGTPGTRYNTLNASNAALQYSNVNVASRPLPYSNISVITKPMPYGTFSPSSPTVQYAHFGTPTTAMPYSNVCTTNPAIPYANISTINRPIACNTFNVSSRPMTYGTITAGPAPMPYSTYISSSPIIAPSPYTSLNANVTTAVPLNTLNAIPATIPPYATNATVTSVPYSSLNPNVATIQPGAYSPGIATIQPGAYSPSVATIQPGAYSPSVATIQPGAYNPSVATIQPGAYSPSVATIQPGAYNPSVATIQPGAYSPSVATIPPGTYSPNVATIPPGAYNPSIAAIPTSTYSPPSKQVTFDVEIEKEPPKRKKKKK is encoded by the coding sequence ATGCGTGGTGCACTCCCCCCGGGAACGCGGAGTTCTTCCCTAATTAACCCCTTTGCCAATTACCCCCATGTgataacccttttttttttttttctcccccctgaTGCCCCTCCACAGCATGGCTTGTTCGCCCAAAAGGACTCCCACCATTCGAGATCTCTACTTGAAAAAAGCCTAATCCCTTTTATATACACACCCGCGATAGATGTTGCCGCTGCTCCAACGAATGGTAGTAGTACCCCCCCCCCGGTTATTGAAGCCCCGGCAAGTAGTAGCGATAAGAAGTCGGGAAATGATAAGAAATCAAAAAAGGATCGTAAGAAAGGTGCAAGTGAGAAGAAGCCAAAGAAGGAACGCAAGTGGGGATGGGATAAAAAATCCAAAAAGAGTGCCAAGGCAAAAGCAGAGAGTAAGTTGAAAAAGGATCTCCATGAACCCCCAattccgcttccccctcaaGACCCCCTCACCTTCCATGATCTACACTACCCCCTCGATATGCACTACCCCCATGATATGCACTACCCACATGATTTTCACTACCCACTTGATCTGTGTAATCCGCACACACCCCGTAGTTCCATCGGTTCACGTGATACATTGGATCCCCACGATCCGTATGATGCGCTAGATTCCCGTTCCTCATATGGTTCACTAGATCCCTGTTCCTCATATGATCCACTAGATTCCCGTGCCTCATATGATTCTCTAGATCCCCGTGCCTCATATGATTCTCTAGATCCCCGTGCCTCATATGATTCTCTAGATCCCCGTGCCTCATATGATTCTCTAGATCCCCGTGCCTCATATGATTCTCTAGATCCCCGTGCCTCATATGATTCTCTAGATCCCCGTGCCTCACATGATTCTCTAGATCCCCGTGCCTCATATGATTCTCTAGATCCCAGAGACCACTATGACCACAACGTACCTCATGACCCATACGATCCTGATGATCCACATTATGCCTACTACCCAAACGATCCAGAAATACAATACGGCATTTACGGTAGCACGAAGAAGCCCAGCACCATAATCGATTTTACATCCTGCAAAACCCTCACGcctgaagaaaaaatcgagTTCTTTTTCTACAGCACGAGCAGCTACCTCTATTTTACCAAAGAAATGAAGAACCGGATTTTCGCAACTGGTCCCGTGGTGACCAAAAAATACATGgcggaaattttttttgatttatgTAATGAACAGAAGGAGAACTTCCTCTTCATGAAGGAAGCCATGTCCAAACTGTCCTTCATGTTAGCCGCTCAATTTAATTTGCCAAATGAAAAGCGATCGAAATGCTGGAGCCACGTGAATAATAAACTTAATAAAGTAATCAACCGATTTGATCTACGCGATCGGGCTGACTTCAATCATTTTttgatgcaaaaaaaacgtcaCCCTGCTGAAGATTTCGAGTGCTTTATAGAAAATAGAATTTGCATTTGGAACAAAATTACCAGAGAGAATAGATATGAGTCTTTCCTAGAATTGTAtaagcaattaaaaaaatgtgcctccAAGAACAGATTTCGGGATAATGATAGGAGCTATTATCCACCGCACCTGAGTGACTATTACGCGGCTAGTGACCCAGACATCTCCCACGACACCTTCAGTGTGCGCGGCCCCCCAGTGCAGCACGATCCGATCCATGTGAGCGCTCCCCCAATGCCGCACGAGCCCATCAGTGTGAATGGTCCACCCCCAATGGCGCAAGACCCCATCAGTGTGAATGGCCCCCCAATGACGCAAGACCCCACCAATGTCAATGATCCCTCAATGCCGCAAGACCCCATCAATGTCAATGGCCCCCCACCCAGGCCGCACGACACCTTGAGTGTGAGCGGTTCCTCGATGGCACATGAAGCCCTCAGTGTGAGCGGTTCCTCCATGCCGCATGACCCCATCAATGTGAATGGCCCCACAATACCGCACGACCCCCTCAGTGCCGGCACCCCCGGTACGCGCTACAACACGTTAAATGCCAGCAATGCTGCTCTACAGTACAGTAACGTTAACGTCGCCAGCAGACCTCTACCTTACAGCAATATCAGTGTCATAACAAAACCCATGCCATACGGAACCTTTAGCCCTAGTAGCCCCACGGTGCAGTATGCCCATTTCGGAACCCCCACCACTGCTATGCCCTACAGCAATGTTTGCACTACTAACCCCGCCATACCATATGCCAACATCAGCACCATTAACAGGCCTATTGCGTGCAACACTTTCAATGTGAGTAGTAGACCCATGACGTATGGCACCATCACAGCTGGCCCCGCTCCTATGCCGTATAGCACTTATATTTCTAGCAGCCCTATCATAGCGCCATCCCCCTACACCAGTTTGAATGCTAATGTTACTACCGCCGTGCCGTTGAACACTTTGAATGCGATCCCCGCAACCATCCCGCCTTACGCGACGAACGCGACCGTTACAAGTGTACCATACAGCAGTTTAAACCCTAACGTTGCCACGATACAGCCGGGCGCATACAGTCCTGGCATTGCCACGATACAGCCGGGCGCATACAGTCCTAGCGTCGCCACGATACAGCCGGGCGCATACAGTCCTAGCGTCGCCACCATACAGCCGGGAGCATACAACCCTAGCGTCGCCACGATACAGCCGGGCGCATACAGTCCTAGCGTCGCCACGATACAGCCGGGAGCGTACAACCCTAGCGTCGCCACCATACAGCCGGGCGCATACAGTCCTAGCGTCGCCACCATACCACCGGGCACTTACAGTCCTAACGTCGCCACCATACCGCCGGGCGCATACAACCCCAGCATCGCCGCCATACCGACCAGCACCTACAGCCCTCCCTCCAAACAAGTCACATTCGACGTGGAAATCGAAAAGGAACCCCCCAAGcgcaagaagaaaaagaaatga
- a CDS encoding ABC transporter, putative (encoded by transcript PVX_097025A), whose translation MTMFKKWVRRGNKDNDEKEPEYVSIFSFITFHWVTKLLNNLIKDEIKFPTLRKNDSVTHYASELEQNLRKIYVRKCSSKHFYEKSSFVVGHCHNSKDIKAKKEYNVYYNNLVWTIFKTFKVRIISIIIFNVLQTLFIIAVGGSIDKYMLILKGETIPSFPAFLNNSKVIFGLYIVGLLLFEFLFDSILNFYYYEFLVNMEISLIHFLYKINLYSRNNDLTNHSVYRNREESLNTPLGVMERKSCNSVKKNPSCMTKICTKNDSDNLFKKKFYLINFFKKNRTKKEEDMGEEDTSSINIYNIMFSDTPSLVLFVGAVISLSNIFVKFYLSFYVFYLRMGSNAVKTGASLSVVLYSTMILFSFLPSLFKSKYLKYRDQRIDNTHHVLKEFKLMKMFNWESFAFNYINFVRKKEMLFCKVRLYLATVGIFISAVSADIVEVLLFFLFIREKLDNQKEVNFSSIIMPLFVYKSLISSASNFPNLMNNIIEGTVNIARINKYVNHHLYYNDINNYFRYVSKMNNYFNASDDGECFEKEGEHCSRYRKHFIQLKNRLIKCCRFSRFYRKGKHINIINRNILSGVNYSTDNDVEKVCFQTRVDCSNGGSSSSIHEKNNNKDDNVTEERSNLIIKLENAFFGTKRHDRRYEKYILKNINFSLENNTLAIVIGNVGSGKTAFFESILGDIQLIHGFLYVKNVLYNMPILYVPQNSWLSIGNIRSMILFGNEYNSGIYRYTVEQSELLNDISSFKNGDMRYVNDDHNLSKGQKVRISLARALYHHYMHLHKLSSNGEKKMRVDDSFANKNSRTDFSNGKEDKISAFCQGVVPFDGDHVQKCLRGKSDFSLYLLDDIFTSLDPAISKNIFYNLFCKEENKSFKDYCSFVVSMNENTFHNFFINDLFENIQYKVDIYQLENYTLKYAGSVSDYVKSKNIKKDGAVSRTESSMGGTKFELGGEEGEEPEKCGSQIKGANEGGSSKRNNTRSAGSDEGRTAGRKPFLENDYIINAGKNINGCADQMAQERTCATGLDNQRHAILSQTLQHRSSCANVSPAKDDEDESFFKGNIELTTYRWFLSKVGGVLILYIMIFMFISIFTDEIKFFILSMISIISRNDKEHSNEILQHQIKYLKLFVILPIISLIASFFCFMFIIYGTVISAVKVHTDVLKSILSVPMYVYYNNNLGNIINRFVTDIYSLDNGFLKRFYKFIFLFFRLLMSIILLFCMVKDAVIVFPFIVFLIYSLVFKKFSRGCKEAQRGYLRCHSPLCNIYSNTISGKSVINVYEKNWYHLGIYERYVETFRNYCLLKWAITIWASFYIRLIFLILTSYFIMHPHIFFNKMGNLYQGGNYEKIIGTIGYCITFSSRLGVLTKILLCDYTYVEKEMCCVQRLEEFSKLPHEKYCLEEERGEVTPKCDEMEMKGKFDNSGESTSPLPTGIVDPPAIDQSKEKYGVYLENVFVSYKKKVVLDKNSNKYCYTDEDPSLKNVTIYALKNQKIGIVGKSGSGKSTIILSILGLIPTVSGKITVEGRDIGTLPRREKNDIITVLPQSSFVFHNWNVRTFIDPYRNFTDEEIVNAFDLIGIKLNMNDLHKYIHQQRENAHDEREKKKKGKRKANLSSNTISLTDDCIRYLSIVRLFLNRNKYKLILIDEIPIFNFNSVDSNLNNFLIGNAKPFNYIIKNYFPDNTILIISHDTHALSCCDFIYVLRRGEVAHRCSCKDVKTQSELAQLLERDG comes from the coding sequence atgactatgtttaaaaaatgggtaaGACGCGGAAATAAGGACAACGATGAAAAAGAACCAGAATATGTATCCATTTTTAGTTTTATAACCTTTCATTGGGTGACAAAATTGCTAAATAATCTTATAAAAGATGAAATTAAGTTTCCTACattacgaaaaaatgataGTGTGACACATTATGCATCTGAATTGGAacaaaatttaagaaaaatttatgtaagaAAATGTAGTtctaaacatttttatgaaaaaagtaGTTTTGTGGTAGGACATTGTCATAACTCAAAAGACATAAAGGCAAAGAAGgaatataatgtatattataacaatCTTGTGTggacaatttttaaaacgtttaaAGTTCGCATAATTTCAATAATTATCTTTAACGTTTTACAAACCTTATTTATAATTGCTGTTGGAGGATCTATAGACAAATATATGCTCATTTTAAAAGGTGAAACTATTCCATCTTTCCCCgcttttttgaataattcgAAAGTAATATTTGGATTGTACATCGTTGGTTTATTACTTTTTGAATTTCTTTTTGATTCtattttgaatttttattattatgaatttCTAGTAAATATGGAAATATCACTAATACATTTCCTTTACAAAATTAACCTGTATAGTCGTAATAACGATTTAACGAATCATTCTGTGTATAGAAATAGAGAAGAATCTTTGAATACGCCATTAGGTgtaatggaaagaaaaagctgtaacagtgttaaaaaaaatccttcTTGTATGACTaaaatttgtacaaaaaatgaTAGTGATAatctatttaaaaaaaaattttatttaataaatttttttaaaaagaataggacgaaaaaagaagaagatatGGGGGAAGAGGACACATCTAGcataaacatttataatattatgttttcTGATACTCCTTCTTTAGTACTTTTTGTTGGTGCTGTCATTAGTCTGTCTAATATATTtgtcaaattttatttatctttttatgtattttactTGAGGATGGGTTCTAATGCTGTAAAAACTGGAGCATCACTGTCTGTTGTATTGTACAGCAcaatgattttattttcatttttaccaagtctttttaaaagtaagtatttaaaatatagggATCAAAGAATAGATAATACACATCATGTGTTGAAAGAATttaaattaatgaaaatgtttaattGGGAATCATTTgcttttaattatataaattttgttcgaaaaaaggaaatgctgTTTTGCAAAGTGCGACTTTACTTGGCCACTGTAGGCATTTTTATAAGTGCCGTCTCAGCTGACATAGTTGAAgtgttgttattttttttgtttataagGGAGAAATTGGACAATCAAAAGGAAGTTAATTTTAGTTCAATTATTATGCCGTTATTTGTCTATAAATCTTTAATTTCAAGTGCATCTAACTTTCCTAATTTAATGAATAACATAATAGAAGGCACAGTGAATATTGCGCGTATAAATAAGTATGTTAATCACCATTTATATTACAACGACATTAACAATTATTTTAGGTACgtttcaaaaatgaacaactaTTTTAACGCATCAGATGATGGAGAATGTTtcgaaaaagaaggagaacaTTGTTCTAGGTACAGAAAACATTTCATCCAGTTAAAAAACAGGTTGATAAAATGTTGTAGGTTTTCCCGTTTTTatagaaaagggaaacacaTAAACATTATAAATCGAAACATACTATCTGGTGTAAATTACAGTACAGATAATGATGTAGAGAAAGTGTGTTTCCAGACAAGAGTTGACTGCTCCAATGGCGGCAGTAGTAGTAGCATACacgagaaaaataataacaaggATGATAATGTAACAGAGGAGCGAAGCAAtttgataataaaattagaaaatgctttttttgGCACAAAAAGGCACGATCGGAGGTATGAGAagtacattttgaagaacatAAATTTTAGCTTAGAAAATAATACCTTAGCAATAGTTATTGGAAATGTTGGATCAGGCAAAACTGCTTTTTTCGAATCTATTTTAGGAGACATTCAGTTGATCCACggttttttatatgttaaaaatgtgttgtaTAATATGCCAATTTTGTACGTTCCCCAGAACAGTTGGTTGTCCATAGGAAATATAAGGTCCATGATTTTATTTGGAAATGAATACAATTCAGGGATTTACCGCTACACTGTTGAGCAGAGTGAGTTGCTAAATGATATAAGttcctttaaaaatggtGATATGCGGTACGTTAACGATGATCATAATTTAAGTAAAGGGCAGAAGGTTAGAATTTCCTTGGCGAGAGCTCTATATCATCACTACATGCATTTGCATAAATTGAGCTCTAacggtgagaaaaaaatgcgtgtAGATGACAGTTTTGCCAACAAAAATAGTCGAACtgatttttcaaatggtAAGGAAGACAAAATAAGTGCATTTTGCCAGGGTGTTGTTCCCTTCGATGGGGACCATGTTCAAAAATGCCTAAGGGGGAAGAGCGATTTTTCCTTGTATTTATTGGACGATATTTTCACATCTCTAGACCCAGCGAtatctaaaaatatattttataatttattttgcaaagaggaaaataagAGCTTCAAAGACTATTGCAGTTTTGTTGTGTCTATGAATGAAAACacttttcacaatttttttattaatgacCTTTTTGAGAATATCCAGTACAAAGTGGATATTTACCAGTTAGAGAATTACACCCTAAAATATGCGGGAAGTGTATCAGATTAtgtaaaaagcaaaaatataaaaaaagacgGCGCTGTAAGTAGAACAGAGTCAAGCATGGGCGGCACAAAATTCGAGttggggggtgaagaaggtgaagaaccCGAGAAATGTGGAAGCCAAATAAAAGGGGCAAACGAGGGGGGCTCCTCCAAAAGAAATAACACCCGTTCGGCGGGATCTGACGAAGGGCGTACCGCAGGGCGTAAaccctttttggaaaatgaCTATATCATTAACGCGGGTAAAAACATAAATGGCTGCGCTGACCAGATGGCACAAGAACGAACTTGCGCAACAGGACTAGACAACCAAAGGCACGCAATTTTGTCGCAAACTTTGCAGCATAGAAGCAGCTGCGCAAATGTTTCTCCTGCTAaggatgatgaagatgaatCGTTTTTCAAAGGAAACATAGAATTAACCACATATAGGTGGTTTCTGAGCAAAGTTGGAGGCGTTTTAATACTGTACATAATGATTTTCATGTTTATATCTATCTTTAcagatgaaataaaatttttcattttaagcATGATTAGTATAATTTCACGAAATGATAAAGAGCATTCGAATGAAATTCTGCAACATCAAATTaagtatttaaaattatttgtgaTATTGCCAATAATATCGTTAATagcatcttttttttgtttcatgtTTATCATATATGGCACGGTAATTTCAGCAGTGAAGGTGCACACAGATGTGCTGAAGAGCATTTTGAGCGTGCCCATGTATGTCTACTACAACAACAATTTGGGTAACATAATAAATAGGTTTGTTACAGACATTTACTCGTTAGACAATGGATTTTTAAAGagattttataaattcattttcctcttttttcgaCTTCTTATGTCaatcattttgttattcTGTATGGTGAAAGATGCCGttattgtttttcctttcattgtttttttaatatattctttggtttttaaaaaattttccagAGGGTGTAAAGAGGCTCAAAGGGGGTACCTAAGGTGTCACTCCCCATTATGCAACATATATAGCAACACCATATCGGGAAAAAGCGTAATTAACGTATACGAAAAGAATTGGTACCATTTAGGTATATACGAGCGTTACGTAGAGACCTTCAGAAATTATTGCCTTCTAAAGTGGGCAATAACTATATGGGCATCTTTCTACATCAGGCttatctttttaatattaactaGCTATTTCATTATGCATCCTCATATCTTTttcaacaaaatgggaaaccTGTaccaagggggaaattacgaaaaaattataggCACAATTGGGTATTGTATTACTTTTTCCTCAAGACTTGGGGTGCTCACAAAAATTCTTCTGTGTGATTATACCTATGTGGAGAAAGAGATGTGCTGTGTGCAGAGGCTAGAGGAGTTCTCAAAATTACCGCATGAAAAATACTGCTTAGAGGAAGAAAGGGGAGAGGTTACTCCCAAATGTGACGAAATGGAGATGAAAGGTAAATTTGACAATTCGGGAGAAAGTACGTCCCCTTTGCCTACCGGTATTGTAGACCCACCAGCCATAGACCAATCGAAGGAAAAATACGGTGTTTATCTCGAGAACGTATTCGTCagttataagaaaaaagttGTTCTAGATAAAAATAGCAATAAATATTGTTATACAGATGAAGATCCATCCTTAAAAAATGTCACTATTTACGCTttgaaaaatcaaaaaatcGGCATCGTAGGCAAGTCAGGTTCAGGGAAGAGCACAATTATTTTGTCCATCTTAGGGCTCATTCCTACTGTTAGTGGAAAAATAACAGTAGAAGGAAGAGACATTGGGACTCTCCcaaggagggagaaaaatgacATTATCACCGTTTTGCCGCAGTCCTCTTTCGTTTTTCACAACTGGAACGTCAGAACGTTTATCGACCCGTATAGAAATTTCACAGATGAAGAAATCGTTAACGCTTTCGATTTGATTGGCATAAAATTGAACATGAATGATTTGCACAAGTATATACACCAACAAAGGGAAAATGCACATGAtgagagggagaaaaaaaaaaaagggaaaagaaaggcTAACCTTTCGAGCAACACTATTTCTCTGACGGATGACTGCATACGGTACTTGTCTATAGTTCGTCTTTTCTTAAATAGGAACAAATATAAGTTGATACTAATTGATGaaattcccatttttaattttaatagtGTGGACTCGAATTTGAATAACTTCCTGATTGGCAATGCAAAACcgtttaattatattataaaaaattacttccCGGATAACACGATTTTAATCATTTCTCACGACACGCACGCGTTATCCTGTTgtgattttatttatgtgttAAGGAGGGGGGAGGTGGCCCACCGTTGCAGCTGCAAAGATGTGAAGACGCAGTCCGAATTGGCACAGTTACTCGAAAGGGACGGCTAA
- a CDS encoding hypothetical protein (encoded by transcript PVX_097010A), with amino-acid sequence MEANLNLLGEWSEQIHSTAAKIMPDIKGDFKEYKEFMDQVMKHVRVPDGVTTLFVLLSIFGVVFLYNMSKIVGALSTHAMTKSLLLYLGFYLLAYSGLTGYQKGQ; translated from the coding sequence ATGGAGGCAAACTTAAACCTCCTCGGAGAATGGTCCGAGCAGATACACAGCACCGCCGCGAAGATCATGCCGGACATCAAGGGCGACTTCAAGGAGTATAAAGAATTCATGGACCAAGTGATGAAACATGTTCGTGTGCCCGATGGCGTTACCACCCTATTCGTTCTCCTCTCCATATTTGGAGtcgtttttttatataatatgagCAAAATAGTTGGTGCGTTGAGCACCCACGCGATGACCAAGAGTTTGCTCCTTTACCTGGGGTTCTACCTGCTTGCGTATAGCGGTTTGACCGGCTACCAAAAAGGTCAGTga
- a CDS encoding hypothetical protein, conserved (encoded by transcript PVX_097005A; Apicoplast targeted protein. Curated by Stuart Ralph, Walter and Eliza Hall Institute of Medical Research, Australia.) gives MNVVMLLLNVVALVLVFWQPLCSHDLKRPVSRPSDRCKQAGKRAERVLEAEHASPFEECGQLFGQEDEEMDNYVTLISTYPVHNVDYDEQQIEQQNNMNDIEFEELFNRVNTLWNETVENMVNEYITYTDSHHMEIHWRDEMWNQRWYKYLESIHADLNKFINDENLSFETRENVAEDLLFWANEDFKWFLNIVKEEWDNKITYSPEVLITEV, from the exons ATGAACGTCGTGATGTTGCTTCTGAACGTCGTTGCGCTGGTCCTGGTGTTTTGGCAGCCCCTCTGCTCCCACGACTTGAA acgGCCCGTGAGCCGCCCCTCGGACAGGTGCAAACAAGCCGGGAAAAGAGCCGAGCGCGTCCTGGAAGCGGAGCACGCCAGCCCATTCGAAGAGTGCGGACAGCTCTTTGGGCaagaagacgaagaaatGGACAATTACGTAACGCTCATTTCAACCTACCCAGTACACAACGTAGATTATGATGAGCAACAAATAGAACAGCAGAATAATATGAACGATATAGAATTTGAGGAGCTATTCAACCGAGTAAATACCCTCTGGAATGAGACGGTAGAAAATATGGTAAACGAGTATATCACTTATACAGACAGTCACCATATGGAAATCCACTGGAGAGATGAAATGTGGAACCAAAGGTGGTATAAATATTTGGAGAGTATACATGCagatttaaataaatttataaatgatgaaaatttatCTTTTGAGACGAGGGAAAATGTTGCGGAGGATTTACTCTTTTGGGCCAATGAAGATTTTAAGTGGTTCCTAAATATAGTGAAGGAAGAATGGGATAATAAAATCACCTACTCACCAGAGGTTTTGATCACGGAGGTCTGA